The following proteins are encoded in a genomic region of Acidobacteriota bacterium:
- a CDS encoding type II toxin-antitoxin system HicA family toxin: MSRQRALLEKILRGDSDATIGFNDLCRLLAGLGFDERTSGSHHIFRQAGIEERINLQRDGKHAKTYQVRQVRAVILRYRLGGDL, encoded by the coding sequence ATGTCGAGGCAGCGAGCCCTCCTCGAGAAGATCCTGCGTGGGGATTCCGATGCGACGATCGGGTTCAATGACCTCTGCCGGCTTCTGGCGGGGCTGGGGTTCGACGAACGTACGAGCGGAAGTCATCACATCTTCCGGCAAGCAGGGATCGAGGAGAGAATCAACCTGCAGCGCGACGGAAAACATGCCAAGACTTATCAGGTCCGTCAGGTGCGTGCCGTGATCCTGCGCTATCGTCTTGGGGGAGACCTCTGA
- a CDS encoding YbjN domain-containing protein, giving the protein MAPRTSSGTSTGRFRAPTRPGWPCALTEVFEIPHPGSLMYKAFDKKQRTILVPTLGLKREEPAPPPEKPREDAVQDLRALVLEAVREGSGNPDLGFTRDGDVALRFGSAAVYVRVLDDPLCVRMFSPVLEDVEADDRLLDRLNELNASMRLARFFVVEGRVIVVAEMFVAPFVAEHVKRACVVVGSLADEFGGMLQKEFGGRRAFEDGADGVGVQ; this is encoded by the coding sequence GTGGCTCCCCGAACTTCTTCCGGGACTTCGACCGGCCGGTTCCGTGCGCCGACGCGGCCCGGATGGCCGTGCGCGCTGACCGAGGTGTTCGAGATCCCGCATCCGGGGTCTCTCATGTACAAGGCGTTCGACAAGAAGCAGCGGACGATCCTGGTCCCGACGCTCGGGCTGAAGCGCGAGGAGCCCGCGCCGCCGCCCGAGAAGCCCCGCGAGGACGCCGTGCAGGACCTCAGGGCGCTCGTCCTGGAGGCGGTCCGGGAAGGGTCGGGGAACCCGGACCTCGGGTTCACGCGGGACGGGGACGTGGCGCTGCGATTCGGGAGCGCCGCCGTGTACGTCCGAGTGCTGGACGATCCGCTGTGCGTGAGGATGTTCTCGCCGGTGCTGGAGGACGTGGAGGCCGACGACCGGCTCCTCGACCGCCTCAACGAGCTGAACGCCTCTATGCGCCTCGCGCGGTTCTTCGTGGTGGAGGGGAGAGTGATCGTCGTCGCGGAGATGTTCGTGGCGCCGTTCGTGGCCGAGCACGTGAAGCGGGCCTGCGTGGTGGTGGGCAGCCTCGCCGACGAGTTCGGCGGGATGCTGCAGAAGGAGTTCGGGGGGCGAAGGGCGTTCGAGGATGGGGCGGATGGGGTGGGGGTGCAGTAG
- a CDS encoding nucleotidyl transferase AbiEii/AbiGii toxin family protein gives MSQPNSGLVQSLHARIVNHAKGLRVEPTLLFTRFGLERFLYRLSKSTYADSFVLKGALMMLVWAGESVRATRDADLLGFGEITSEKLERIFRDIAVIPCDPDDGVAFLPDTVAASAIRETDQYGGQRVRAGGRLGTVKLAPSRCWRRRRRVSATGMARVPVPSGRPEADAPHLSGRDVDCGEAPRDGGSGRVEHQNEGLLRCGHARADSGIRRGGDGPCDPGHIRTKKHPHRRNAGGPDESFRP, from the coding sequence ATGAGTCAGCCGAACTCGGGCCTCGTCCAGTCCCTCCATGCGCGCATCGTCAATCATGCGAAAGGGCTTCGGGTCGAGCCCACACTCCTCTTCACACGCTTCGGGCTGGAGCGGTTTCTCTATCGCCTGTCGAAATCCACCTACGCCGACTCGTTCGTCCTCAAGGGTGCGCTCATGATGCTTGTCTGGGCGGGCGAATCGGTGCGTGCGACTCGTGATGCGGATCTCCTCGGCTTCGGGGAGATCACGTCCGAGAAGCTCGAACGGATCTTCCGGGACATCGCCGTCATCCCGTGCGACCCGGACGACGGCGTGGCTTTTCTGCCTGACACTGTCGCCGCTTCGGCGATCCGCGAAACCGACCAATACGGAGGTCAGAGGGTAAGAGCCGGGGGGCGGCTCGGCACCGTGAAGCTCGCTCCAAGTCGATGTTGGCGTCGGCGACGCCGTGTATCCGCCACCGGAATGGCTCGAGTTCCCGTCCCTTCTGGACGTCCCGAGGCCGATGCTCCGCACCTATCAGGCCGAGACGTCGATTGCGGAGAAGCTCCACGCGATGGTGGTTCTGGGCGAGTCGAACACCAGAATGAAGGACTACTTCGATGTGGCCACGCTCGCGCGGATTCGGGAATTCGACGGGGCGGCGATGGCCCGTGCGATCCGGGACACATTCGAACGAAGAAACACCCCCATCGTCGCAATGCCGGCGGGCCTGACGAGTCGTTTCGGCCGTGA